One window of the Nicotiana tabacum cultivar K326 chromosome 4, ASM71507v2, whole genome shotgun sequence genome contains the following:
- the LOC142161765 gene encoding uncharacterized protein LOC142161765: MKFLLEISARLNHTATMVPNGGADDENMPHFFKLRCQNCQELSKRQCVYISESVQHGRDTVNHVIRCKECKKYGTVTLIPRYGRPFTAEDSESGAYAPLLLFDCDEMAPEGYEFNGAGNLLLTWVW; the protein is encoded by the exons ATGAAATTTCTACTAGAAATCAGTGCTAGGTTGAACCACACTGCCACCATGGTTCCAAACGGTGGAGCAGATGATGAAAACATGCCACATTTTTTTAAA CTTCGCTGCCAAAACTGCCAGGAACTGTCGAAAAGACAATGCGTCTATATCAGCGAGAGTGTCCAGCACGGCCGTGACACAGTTAACCATGTTATAAGA TGCAAAGAGTGCAAGAAATATGGGACTGTGACGTTGATTCCGAGATATGGGAGGCCGTTCACAGCAGAGGACTCAGAGAGCGGAGCTTATGCTCCACTCTTGCTCTTCGACTGCGATGAGATGGCTCCTGAAGGATACGAGTTCAATGGCGCTGGAAACTTACTACT GACTTGGGTGTGGTGA